The DNA sequence AACCAGACCAAGTAGTTAATTTGGACTGACCTTGATCCCATTTTTATGAGAGAGTGTGGTGTTGGAGGCTCTGAATCTTGAACTTTTGCATCGCCATTTCTTTCCTGCAACCATAAGATGAATGAAATCAGCAAAATATAATAAAGAATTTAACTATGCATTTTTACCAAGTCAATTCCTCAATTAAAATTTCCAAATCTCCATAATGAATGCATCTCTGGAACACTCACTTAGATTTGCACTATACTAACAATGTACACTAATACCACTGCAAACGAGGCATGTAGATTGGAAACTGAAATAAGAGCTGGATAAATGGGATCTAGTACATCCCACCTAACATTCCTTTTGTTCTACTCATTTTCAACTGGATTTACAATTCACAAAATCACAACTAatgaggaaaaagaagagaccGACATCCGAAAAACACAAAAATGACAAATGAGGGTACCAGATCATTAGTGGCAAGGGTGCTGCCATTGCTGGCAGCAAACCTCCAACCCGCTGTGGTAGCCAGCTTTGCTACTCTTCAAGATTCACCGAAAAATCGATTACCCTTCTCCAGATCTACCTCACAGCCCCCTGCAAAACACAATTGGATCAGATACCACTcaccaaccaatcaaaaaaaaattacaaaaactcAAGCATTGACCAAACAAAGCTACTCAACCACAATCCAATTCACACAACAATCATTACTTCCTCACCCTCATTCCATTTGGGTACACAGATCAACCGCAATCCCCCTCAATTCAGACCAAGATCGAATCAAAGTCCCAATCTTTTCTCACTGGGTAGTCAAATTTTCaccaaaaacacaaaacccaacaaaaatgtTGCCCCCCCAGATTTTGCCACAACtcacaaaatcaaatcaaatccgAATTGGGTGTCTGAATTTTCACCAATGCAAATGAAAACAGAgacacacagagagagagagagagagagagaagaagaagaaggttgcTCTGACCTTGAGAGAGTGAGAAATACGGAAGGTGTTTGGTGCATCAAAAATGGTTTCGTAAAACGAAAGCGagcatcagagagagagagagagagagcaacaaACAGCTACAATGAAGAAGCTAATGAGAAAAAAGCACCACTGTCTGAGAGAGCTgatgatataattttttttttcttttttttgggttcgccttttatcttattttttgtttctttttgcttctcttttggttttattgGACGAGTTTTACGCTTCCATAGATACTCTctgcccctctctctctctctctcaagctcAAGCTAAGACCAAGACTAAAAGAGTGGGGAGGAGTGGACAGGGAAAATGGTAACAGCCGCGCACCGTCTCAGTCTGATTCGACCACCGACAATTTTCGTGCCCTATAAGGCTTTCATGGCTCGGCTTCGGCTTTTTTTCGGCTCTTGGCTCcacttttaaaattttcaaaacagaaaaatttgtttttttctttttcttttttaaatggtGTAATTCGTAATTAATTTATGTATATGAGTAAAATTGTAGTAGATGAGTGTTATCAGTTCGGCAACTCATATgataattagaagaaaaaaatattcgTTAAGGTAATTAAGGTTTTTAAACTCTTGATACAATAAATTATCTCTTGATTGTCATAAAATCGAAAGATATGATAGATTTTTGTTCAAGTAACTGAGATTTAAAAGGGGTAATTGCATATAGGAGCAAGTATTGTATAATGTTGATGCATATTTCAACCAATCCTTCAACTTATAAGTTGTAACTGAAAAATACTTTGGTAAGATAGAGATCAAACACTATGGGAAGTTATGTCAATGTAATCATCATGTGTATTTAATATGATGATGGGGAGCTTTTGATGCTCTTCTTTTTACTTtcttggtcttttttttttttttttagaaagggAATGGTGCCGCTGAGTTCAAGTCTTTATTAATGAAATTACAGAATATAAGGGGGGACGTAGAACCTAAACTCTATATTACAATAAACATACAGAATAACATTCTAAAATATTAATGAAATTACAGAATATAAGGAGGGACGTAGAACCTAAACTCCAGATTACAATAAACATAGAGAGAACATTCTAAAATAATACCAGAATTTATAAAGAACATATTAATTTAAACTCAACATAGACTTTACATTGATTTGTTATTATATGGACGGTTTCTTTTATCCCTtcaaattttcttcttctcgaGTTAAAAGCTCTGTAGTTTTAGGCTTGTGGGGCCTACATGGCATGAACATGCTTGCTTATAATTCACACATTTGAATATTCCTATTTTCATATactattttataaaaaaatgaaaagcactAGGTAGGCTCAGtatatatctatctatctaGCTAGAGCCGAGCCGAGCCTAATAGAAGATCTAGAGATTCATGCCAACTCTCTCAATCACTTGCTGATACCTCTCTTTCTTAGTTGGCTGAATTATATATCAGCAACTTCCTCctttatcaatgaaagacaatTAGTGGCATGGACAAGTAGGATACAACTAATAAAGGATGGAAATATTAATTAACAATCCCCactcttttcttttaatttctctCTAAATAACAGCCACCAACCACTATGGCTGCTAAtcgaaaaataattatttatgaagtccttagagcaagttcacccgtggATCATCAGATCATTTATTATTAACTgctttttatgtgtattttcacTCTCTGGGTCACaggcacagtgtatttcatgcCCTGAGTCGCCATGTGTCACCCTGTGTCACTTTCTGGGTCACCTTGGTGACCTGCAATCTGACTTAGTGACCTAGATCTTATTGGaaactgtgcccgtgacccagaTAGTagaaataaacactaaaaaacagtgaataatATGTGACTTGGTGAtccaacgggtgaacttactCTTACAATTAGATAAAGTAGTAAGGAAGGGTGGATAATTGGTTACGATTAAACTAGACAAATGAACAGTTCGATCCTCTCTTAGTAATacccaaaaagagaaaaaaaaataaccattATGACATAATGAGTAACCTAATTACCTTCTGCAGCAAGGCACTAATTACTATTACCTGGTGCTCACTTGATTTTACTATTTCAACAACAGTATGGCTGTATGGTAAAGAGGGATTCAAGTATTATTAGATAGTGATTACATGTAGTGATTATACCATATCAGTAAACAGAAGCACCTTGTGTAAATCTAAAGTGAAAGCTAGTTTTGTACCAGAATAAGAAAGTGAAAGCTAAGTTGTTTCCCAGACCAATGATTCAAAGTTAATATATAGTCTGATGACTCTGATCATAATTAAATTATTCCCTCCTGTCAGTTAGCATATACTGTGGGACTTGAGAAAATGATTGAGACTTAACACCAGCAGGTGCCAAAATGGTGtgaagattaaaagaaaagCTGCAATCATGGTGCTTTGGACATTAGGGTTCACATTCTCATTGGCTGGAAAAAGATTGGAACTTACATTACAACTGTATCAGTGATGTACTATACATATGCTAAAGCATTTTTGGTTGCAAGGAAGGTCGAAAAAAGGGTATCGGAGCATGTAGCAATCTCAAATAATAGGGATAAATGCTCTTAAGCATCAAAGATCCACTCCCCGGCCAACTCGGTTGCCAAAGCTTATCAAGAGTAACTAGCTAATAAGAGCTAGAGCAATCAGTTGGTCAAGATTGATAACTCACTAGTTCTTAGTCATGTCTTCTTCTGTTGGGATGTTTGTGTTGGGGTGCTTAAGGGCCATGTTACTTTCATTTTTAATGTCAAAGATTTCAAATATGAGTTGATTTCTCACCAATAATGATTAAGATTGATCACTCATACCGGAAATTAATAATCCATAGTTCGTAACCATATCATcttttttgaccaaaaaaaaaaaccatatcaTCTTTGCTGTCACAAAATGTATATGCAAGCGAAACATGTTGTCATATGTGGATGTTCCTTAATGTTTCAGGTTAGTTTAAGGAATATTGTGGCATTAGCACTAATTTAGTTGATTAATAATTTTCACCACGCACATGTAGCTAGGCTTAAAATTTTTAATGGCAACTCATGTGGTCTGgtcatatatttcttcattttgatTGAAAAAGCTCCAAATTCACATAAATCCTCCCTCTTGATAAAAGgactgggaaaaaaaaaatattaacatAAGTGATACGGGAGCATATGGAGCTTCACCAAAAAAATACCTTCGAATGAGAGAGAGCACTGCAAGAGGGTGTTTGAAGAAATTTTGTGACACTCGTGCGCATCTACGGAGTAGAATTTCTTAGAAAACCAATACAAGAGGACATTTACCGGCTCATCTGCAAATGTGAGTCTCATGACTTTCACGGCATGCTTGGTTCATTAGATTATATGCATTGGGATTGGAAAAATAGTCTCAATGGTTGGCGAGAACAATTTGATGGTCATTTCCACCATCCAACTATTGTTCTCATTAATTTGTTTGATGAGCTTGTTGAAGAACGTGGTCCTACTGTTAAACTGTTTCCTCAATCGTAAGATACATACAATCACATACTATCTTACAGATGTCTCCCATGGGGTACGCTTGTGAAATCTATATCTCAGCTTCAAACTAGAAATCTCAAGTATTTTGCTAGTAAACAAGAAAAATATCGCAAGGATATGGAGAGAGATTTTGGGGTTCTCCAAGCTCAATTTGCTATTATAAAAAGGACTGCTCGAGCATGGTAGTTAGATTTTCTTGGCAGGATAATGAAGAATTGCATAATTTTGCGCAAACGTGATTGTCGAAGATGAACGTCCATCAAAGAAAGTACGTATTCTCACGTGATGTGCTGGAAAGTTGTACTATAAGGAATGAAGAAGATGAGTATGAATCTCTACATGATGCTGAGGATATGAATCGAATTTTAATGGACTTAGATGTTTTCTTGGATTGTTACACTCAAATTAGGAGTAGCGggtgttaaacagcgacaagcgtggcccgtggcccaccattgtaccgatactgtcccaacttaaccacccgataggtgttgggttttaatcacaaaaggtctcggtacaattgggtgagatccacccacttataagttatatatattttatttatcactttttcaatgtgagatctttcctctccaacacgccccctcacgtgcaacctagctctaggtatgcacgtggaattaattgacaaacccgattccacattggaaatcgggtcacaagtcccacattagagacttgaccaatcacataacaatccaaggcccacatcagacacttggcaataatccaatcggaaacttccgatggccaatttaatgaacccaaactaggtccatgattggagaggagattggtgaatcaattaatgaatgaatCCATGTCCAGGTCCATGATGACGAagcaattggagagagacccaCTCTGATACCATTTAAACAGCGACAatcgtggcccgtggcccaccattgtaccaatactgtcccaacttaaccacccgataggtgttgggttttaatcacaaaaggcctcggtacaattgggtgagatcacccacttataagttatattttatttatcacttttccaatgtgagatctttcctctccaacagcgAGTGCCATGACAAACTCAAAGAtctaattgatcaatttatacaATCAAAGAGCAGTTCGGCCTTGAGTAGTTCTCATTTCTTAAGTGTGTTGTTTTAATTGTTTTAGTTGTATTATGTTTCTTTAAATAAAATAAGCGCGTGGGTGACCTCCTAGTTTCTTTAAATAAAATAAGCCGTGGGTGACCCCTAGCTTTAAGCCTATTTTGGTCCTTGATTTAGTTATATtgtaatgaatttttttatgttgataaaTACAATCTTATTTTACACTAATTTGTAGAAATATTTTGAACTTAATTTAGGttaaatatatatttgtctaaaaaaaaaaaacagtcctCAAATAAAATACTGAAATGTGGGTCTGTCTCACAGTAGAATGATGATTTATGTTCTGCGCCCAAATATTAGTCCAAAAAGTAGGGAAGTGAAATTCGTACTATctattttacaattcacacttcatgtttatttttgtagtatCTTAAATTTAGTCATTTTGTAGTGTGAATTACAAAAATGTGATGATAAGATActaagaaaagaaatatggagtgtgaattgtaaaatagAGAGTGTAAATTTCACCTCATATAAAAACAAATAGAAGGTTGGGAAAGGGAAAATGTCAGTGGCCAGTAGGCAAGAAGGAATAGCAATTGCTGTCAGCATTTTTGACAGAAAAGAGGTTCATTTTCACTCTTCATTCCTGTAACAGATTGAACTAGATGATCTGTTTGCTTCAATGAGAACTAAATCACTGGAAGCTACAATGTTATGTCAAAAAATTACAATCTCAAAATGTTACTCCCGATACACTCGGAGCATTACTCCCGATACAATATGTAGACCCAGTATTCTTACCAAAAAAATGGGACTTTATGTGACGCTAATGGATGTGGCATACGATTCGAGAAGTGTCAGAGCTTGCTCCGTGATAGCCCTATTCCTAGCACGCTTCACCCAATCACCCACAATTTCTGCGGCTTGGGTGCCCTTGACACCTTCTTCTAGTGCCTCTGCTGCTTCGACTAATTTTCCTTCAGCGAGGTAGCACTCCACTTTATTGATGATAGACTCAATCCCATCTCCAGATTGATCTACTTCCTTCACCTAAACAAAATCCAAAGGCAAGTATGGTGAACACTCGAACAAGTTGAGTTCAAAAGTGAATAGAAAGGAAATCAGACCTCATATCTACATACCTTCAACCAGGATGCTATCCGTGCTAAAGAGTGAGCCAGAATGCCGCCACCACCAGGAGGGATTAGGCTGAAGTGTCGTACTGTCCCTTTTAAGGCATCAAACTGCAAGACAATTGAATGGAGTTTAGCAAGTACAGCACTGATATTAGACATACTAACTAGGACTTTCAGTATACAGAACTTGGAGCACTGTACTAAGTTAATGCCATGCTAGTATCTCGATCACATTGGACAACAATGATAAACCAGATTTGAATTGAGAATATTTAAGAACACTAAACTCATAAATGAAGCATAAGCAAGAAGCTAAGATAAAAGTGGGTCAACCTAATAAAACGAAATGGAGAATATTTAGAATTAATACTTCCTTAATGAAGATATTCATCATGTTTTTACATTTTGCCACAACCAAAAGATACACATGTGACAGCAACAGAGACAAAGAGAGAGATAAAAAAACAAGGCTTGAGTCTGTCCAGGacaaagggaaaaaagaagaaagaatgttTTCAAATTCGAGAGCATAAGTGGTGCATTTTAGTCATCATGGAAAAACTATTAAATGCAAATAACAAAAAGATCCATGTCCACACAAGAAGTTGGAATATTGATCCTGAAGTAACGTTTTCAAAATGAGCAACGGCCTCACAAGCCTTGCTAATAAACAAAGAAATGAGTATACATCTAAATAAGATGAAGCTAATCAGCCATCTCACATGCAGTAGTACCATGAAATATGTTATGAATCTCTAGCCTGTTGCTTTAAACTCACATAACTTATGAGGACCATATGAGCCTACCTTTAACAGCTATTATACATCCATGAATTACTAATCACGTGTGCAATCAAAATCTGTAGGAAGTAATTAGTCCTCCCCTCAACTATATAAGAGGGATATCAACTATGCCTTTGCTATTCGTTAATCTACAATGAGGCCAAGTTTAACAATGCAGACAAAAGCTCACAGAAGGCTGATAATGTTCACGGTTAATTATAAGAGTAACAACCAGCAAACATCTAAGGAAGAAGTAAGAAGATAACTAGCCTTCTGATTCAATTGCAACAAGGTATCTGTGCCACTCCTCCGTGTTTCCTCAGGAAGTGATGATAGGACCAAATCCAAAATTGAATTTTTATCAATGCCTTCAAGATAAGTGTCCAAAGCCTCTATTTCTGTGTGGATTGGTAACCCTTTGGAAAGTGCATCTTCCAGTGCAAGTGCCCCCTGCAAGACACAAAACATAAAATTGATAGGATGTAAGTTGCAAGTTTGGGAAAATAATTGAGGAGATTGAAAGTGGATAGATGTAAgaataataaagtaaagaaattaCCCACCAAAGCAAGCTTGTGAGCAGAGTGAGTCTGACGAGCTTCTGCAGATCTTGCATAGAATGCAACACACAAGGCATTTATCTACAAAAGAAGAAACTAAATACCATCAGCTTTCATAACATGTAAATTCGTTAATCACCTATGACAGAAATGATTGCTGACATATGTATACGCCAAACAAAATAGATCTTTTAAGCAGTTCTACTTAGTGATTATGTCCAAATTCCAAACTGTATACAATTGAAGCCTACAATCCTTAACCTCATAATGGATCAAATATGGGCCACGTAGCAAGTCTTCATTAGTAATTATTTTGTGCTCTTTCAGCACAGATGAGGTTCGTTTCAAGTTGTTTGTACAGTTCTACTTTAAACGCATAGCTTAGGTGTGGAGTGAATTCAATTTACTGAGCTATACTCTGTGAAGCAATTGTAACAGGGGTTACTAAGAAgcattttaattaattttctgGTTTCAAATAATCTCCTCCATCTTCATGAATTGAACCTTCATTAAGGTTTTATTTAAAACAACAAATGAGATCACAATAAACATACGTTCAAACTTAAATACCGTTTATCTCTTCTAAGGTGACTTACATGAAGATTTGCTTCTGTCATTTTCTCAATCTGGGATGCCTTCTCACTTGCAATTGCGGCAGCCAGTTCAGCTTTTGCTAATTCCTCAACCTTTTTTAACTTCATTTCTGCTTCGTTTTCCTGAAATTACTTAAAATTATAAACTTTAATTTATCCAGTCACCATGTGCTGATGCCCCATAGAGAGATAAATATATGGGAAAGAGAAATGTGACAGGATCAAGCATCAAAGTATTGTGCACCTCCTGCTCAAGTTCTGTCTTATATTTCTCTTCAAGTTTTTCTTGAAGTGACTTGAGTGCAGCAActgcttttgctctttctctctttaattcctgaaaaaaaaaaaaatctacaagTTTTCCTCTGAAAAGCAAAGGTACAAATAATACCTATAAATTTGAAGTAAATACAAGCAATTTGTAGGATAGTAAGGGATCAACTAAATCTGGGGTGTGGGGAAAAAATATTATGTGACATTAAATAGTCAGATGCCAGAACAAGTTCATAAGCAGATCATCTATTTCCACTTCTTCTCATGTTTTACATTACTAGTCTTCAAACTCAATTCTTTAGAATGTCAGATAGACTTTATTCAAAGAAGTGAAAAACATTTGTCCAAACGAAGCAGGTatctttttttttgcaaatgaGAATGGCAAGATAAATATGGGACTTTAGCCCAAATGTGAGTAGCAATGATTCCCTTGTGCTAGTGAAAACATGGGATGATTAGTAAAACAAGTAACCTGACATAGGCAAAGTCACATCTACTCTTGTATGAAGTCTTATAGCACTCTATACATTCTTGATTCCTTTGTATTGTCCTACAATCATGATTGTTAAACCTCTTCATTGATAAAAACCAAAGACATTGAGAAGGGGTTCAAAAaacctctccttctctctctctctctctcatatatatatatatatgtgtgcttAGGAACAACTGTTAATAACAAACAAGTGCCCACACACTTTATACTAATTTTCTACTCAGTCAAAGCTCCCATTCATAATAAACCAGCCACATGAAGATAGTCCATTGAAAATAAAATGGAGAAAACTAAAGAGACAGGGAGAGCTCATTAACCTTGTCTAGCATTGCTGCCTCTTCTGCAAGCATCATTTCCCTAATGCCAGCATCCTTCAGTTTCTTTTCATATTTCTCCTACAGTGAGCAAGAAGATTATATTTATGAACCATACAGAGCTCTCTACAATTATCAATAGAATCATTTTGAAGCAAGTGAATACCAAATTCTTGTTAAGATGTAAAATTTGAAACCTTTAATGCTCAATAAGATAATCTAAGTGATTACTAAATTCTTATAAAGATATTTCAAACCTTTAATGCTCTCTTTTCTTCAGAAGAAACACGAGCATCTAACTCAGCTTGCCTTTTTTCAGCAGCATGAATTGCTTGCAAGAAGTCAAGAACTAACTTTCCATCTTTGGATATGTAAGCATCATCCAACCCTTCAATAGCACCAATTAAGGCCTAAAATTAAGAGCAATAAAATTTAGCAAGTACCATTGGTCATCCTTATTCAGCATTGCAAAAACTAGAAAGAAATGCTGATAACTACCTCTTTTTCTTTAGGAAGTGGATTGTATTCATTACTGCCTTGTGTACTAATATTAGTCTCACTGCCTCCATCAGCCTCATCCTTCAGATTATATTCACTGAGCAAAGAACTCGGTGGTTCTTCAACATTAACTATTGCATCCTGTAACAAAGTTTCGCCAAACGCAACTTCATATAAAGTCCATTCAAAGTAAGCTTCTTTTGATTTTGAACTACACCAAGCTTGTCACAATAACTATTATGCATTGATCCAACAAGTTTGATAAGATGATAAACTATTAGTAATAATTAAAAGCAACCAAAATGAGGACT is a window from the Rosa chinensis cultivar Old Blush chromosome 2, RchiOBHm-V2, whole genome shotgun sequence genome containing:
- the LOC112187803 gene encoding MICOS complex subunit MIC60, whose amino-acid sequence is MLRRSILEISSRRAVRRIQSQHVPRFLRKEFSAAVQKNPAAAQPGGPGKPPEKSGGSNAFIFGSLVVGGGAALAYGAGYLDPILGRKKQPEPEVEVIVSEDVGVEENVPRVEEESSKLSFAPEVSEEKSDAQSEDVAKFEGSGESEGESESKVEDKSVVSDVTAEKDLGEVSQNANVGVSSEENVDDKSVGEKTSEVPKEEVETAPVFTETDQQENEIKALAPQQEIIEDKAQDAIVNVEEPPSSLLSEYNLKDEADGGSETNISTQGSNEYNPLPKEKEALIGAIEGLDDAYISKDGKLVLDFLQAIHAAEKRQAELDARVSSEEKRALKEKYEKKLKDAGIREMMLAEEAAMLDKELKRERAKAVAALKSLQEKLEEKYKTELEQEENEAEMKLKKVEELAKAELAAAIASEKASQIEKMTEANLHINALCVAFYARSAEARQTHSAHKLALGALALEDALSKGLPIHTEIEALDTYLEGIDKNSILDLVLSSLPEETRRSGTDTLLQLNQKFDALKGTVRHFSLIPPGGGGILAHSLARIASWLKVKEVDQSGDGIESIINKVECYLAEGKLVEAAEALEEGVKGTQAAEIVGDWVKRARNRAITEQALTLLESYATSISVT